In a genomic window of Methanosarcina horonobensis HB-1 = JCM 15518:
- the pyrF gene encoding orotidine-5'-phosphate decarboxylase, protein MERNTCMILALDVTDREEALKIAEDVWEFVDAIKVGYPLVLATGLDIIRELAEFAPIIADFKVADIPNTNRLICDQVFEAGADAIIVQGFTGRDSLDACIEIASEYRKDVFVVSEMSHPGGAEFLQPAAEAIAKIALEAGAFGLVAPATRPERVKKIRKIIGDKLTIISPGVGAQGGKASDVIAAGADWVIVGRSIYKAESPKEAACEIAEEIRAELCGE, encoded by the coding sequence ATGGAAAGGAATACCTGTATGATCCTTGCCCTGGATGTAACCGATAGGGAAGAGGCGCTCAAGATTGCAGAAGATGTCTGGGAATTCGTGGATGCAATAAAGGTAGGCTACCCTCTGGTCCTTGCTACGGGGCTTGACATAATAAGAGAGCTTGCCGAATTTGCCCCAATCATAGCCGATTTCAAGGTTGCCGATATCCCGAACACAAACCGCCTTATCTGCGACCAGGTCTTTGAAGCCGGAGCTGACGCAATAATCGTTCAGGGCTTCACAGGCAGGGACAGCCTTGACGCCTGCATCGAGATTGCTTCCGAATACAGGAAGGACGTCTTCGTTGTAAGTGAAATGAGCCACCCCGGAGGAGCCGAGTTCCTGCAGCCGGCAGCAGAAGCAATTGCAAAAATTGCCCTTGAAGCAGGAGCCTTCGGGCTTGTCGCTCCAGCCACGCGTCCCGAAAGGGTAAAAAAGATCAGAAAAATCATCGGAGACAAACTCACCATTATTTCTCCTGGTGTTGGCGCTCAGGGAGGAAAAGCCTCGGATGTAATTGCTGCAGGGGCAGACTGGGTGATTGTAGGCAGAAGCATCTATAAAGCAGAGTCCCCAAAAGAGGCTGCATGTGAGATTGCTGAAGAGATTCGGGCTGAACTTTGCGGAGAGTAA
- a CDS encoding deoxyhypusine synthase, which translates to MDFEASAKNLTTPVKGAKIVPNMTVDELVKEYSGCAFGAGRLAEAVDIYYEMLASENTTKFFGLAGAMTPAGMRSIVADLIRDGYIDVLVTTGANMVHDTVEALGLHHYKGSDCANDIQLRHECIDRIYDVYLPDQHFTDLEEFLQSIYSGLPQEKLSIRQVLTEIGKNLDDDSSILKTAAEMGVPVYCPALQDSVIGLQAWLYKEGNPLHVDAFADMHEFMETCYEAESAGAMLLGGGVPKNYILQSMLVTPKSFDYAIQLTMDRPETGGLSGATLDEAQSWGKVGEDAKSVTVYADSTITLPLIVSAVRTRLSKR; encoded by the coding sequence ATGGATTTTGAAGCTTCTGCTAAAAACCTTACAACTCCGGTCAAAGGGGCAAAGATAGTACCTAACATGACTGTAGACGAGCTTGTAAAGGAGTACAGCGGCTGTGCCTTTGGAGCAGGCAGGCTGGCTGAAGCCGTGGATATCTATTATGAGATGCTGGCTTCTGAGAACACTACGAAATTTTTCGGGCTTGCGGGAGCAATGACACCTGCAGGCATGAGAAGTATTGTTGCAGACCTGATCAGGGACGGATATATAGATGTGCTTGTTACAACAGGCGCGAATATGGTGCATGATACTGTTGAAGCCCTTGGTCTTCACCATTATAAAGGTTCGGACTGCGCAAACGACATTCAGCTCAGGCATGAATGCATTGACAGGATCTACGACGTCTACCTCCCGGACCAGCACTTTACCGACCTTGAAGAGTTTCTGCAGAGTATTTATTCAGGACTTCCGCAGGAAAAACTCTCTATCCGCCAGGTCCTTACCGAAATTGGAAAAAACCTGGACGATGACTCCTCAATCCTGAAAACTGCTGCTGAAATGGGAGTGCCTGTTTACTGCCCTGCCCTTCAGGACTCAGTAATAGGACTTCAGGCCTGGCTGTACAAAGAAGGAAACCCTCTGCATGTGGACGCTTTTGCGGATATGCATGAGTTCATGGAAACCTGCTATGAGGCTGAAAGCGCAGGTGCCATGCTGCTTGGAGGAGGGGTTCCCAAGAACTATATCCTGCAGTCCATGCTTGTGACTCCCAAATCTTTTGACTATGCAATCCAGCTAACAATGGACCGCCCGGAAACCGGAGGTCTGAGCGGAGCAACACTTGACGAAGCCCAGTCCTGGGGAAAGGTCGGGGAGGATGCAAAATCAGTAACCGTATACGCAGATTCGACCATCACTCTCCCACTAATTGTTTCGGCTGTGCGGACACGCCTTTCAAAGAGGTGA
- a CDS encoding ABC transporter ATP-binding protein, which yields MQDEIIRYEKAGIAFGNKKVLSNFSLCIPKGKKVLMKGKSGTGKSTLFKTLLGFEKLSEGSVYYRGMPLNPQVAWQVRKEVAYISQDTDLGEGPVKALFEEVHSYRPNREKMDSEKLHTYMSELELEKDILEKSFENLSGGEKQRIGILIALLLERDIFLLDEATSALDSGLKKKVADYFLKHGDWTLFIISHDREWEREEVEIVDVGKNESD from the coding sequence ATGCAGGATGAAATAATAAGATATGAAAAAGCCGGCATAGCCTTCGGGAACAAAAAAGTGCTTTCGAATTTTTCTCTTTGCATCCCGAAAGGAAAAAAGGTACTGATGAAAGGAAAATCAGGAACCGGCAAATCAACCCTGTTCAAAACACTTCTGGGGTTTGAAAAGCTTTCAGAAGGCTCGGTTTATTACAGGGGCATGCCCTTAAACCCGCAGGTAGCCTGGCAGGTCAGAAAAGAGGTAGCCTACATTTCCCAGGATACTGATCTCGGTGAAGGACCTGTAAAGGCCCTGTTTGAAGAAGTTCACTCTTACAGGCCTAACAGAGAAAAAATGGATTCTGAAAAGCTGCATACGTATATGAGCGAGCTCGAACTTGAAAAAGATATACTCGAGAAAAGCTTTGAAAATCTATCAGGGGGAGAAAAACAGAGAATAGGAATTTTAATAGCCCTGCTGCTTGAAAGAGATATTTTCCTTCTCGATGAAGCAACCTCGGCACTCGATTCCGGGCTTAAGAAAAAGGTTGCGGACTACTTCCTCAAACATGGAGACTGGACTCTTTTCATAATTTCTCACGACCGCGAGTGGGAAAGAGAGGAAGTGGAAATTGTAGATGTAGGGAAAAACGAATCTGACTGA
- a CDS encoding ABC transporter permease has protein sequence MASPDISIPSLIFCFLLLAIPLAISYRIKLHISRATIDAVARMTVQLVLVGVFLTYVFDLNNGALNLAWVMGMVVIASYTTIRNIELKMEKLFLPVILSFVAANLSVLLYFNEFVLDLGNLLEARYLIPIGGMILGNSLRGNIVGMGEFYEDIRRNENRYLYSLSLGASRYEALIPYIRKCLRSALRPTLANIATAGVVFLPGMMTGQILGGASPMLAIKYQISIMTALYVSTSMSTAFSIFSTIHTTFDDYGLVRKEIYREKRKRKEKGKGKKENRSHWT, from the coding sequence ATGGCAAGCCCCGATATATCGATACCTTCCCTGATATTCTGCTTTTTGCTGCTTGCAATTCCTCTGGCGATCAGTTACAGGATAAAACTCCATATTTCCAGGGCAACTATAGATGCAGTTGCTCGAATGACAGTCCAGCTTGTTCTGGTAGGCGTGTTTTTAACCTATGTCTTCGATCTGAACAATGGAGCTCTGAACCTGGCATGGGTTATGGGAATGGTTGTAATTGCGAGTTACACGACCATACGCAATATAGAACTCAAAATGGAAAAACTATTCCTACCAGTTATACTTTCTTTTGTGGCAGCAAACCTGAGTGTACTGCTTTATTTCAACGAATTCGTGCTTGACCTTGGAAACCTTCTGGAGGCTCGCTACCTCATCCCTATAGGAGGTATGATTCTCGGGAACTCACTCAGGGGCAATATTGTAGGCATGGGAGAATTTTATGAGGACATCCGCAGAAACGAAAATAGATACCTCTATAGCCTTTCTCTCGGGGCAAGCAGGTACGAAGCCCTCATACCTTATATTCGAAAATGCCTTCGCTCCGCTCTCAGGCCTACCCTTGCCAATATTGCAACTGCAGGAGTCGTCTTCCTTCCAGGGATGATGACAGGGCAAATCCTCGGAGGTGCAAGCCCCATGCTCGCAATCAAGTATCAAATATCAATTATGACCGCTCTTTACGTATCCACATCCATGAGTACTGCTTTCAGCATCTTCAGCACCATCCATACCACTTTTGATGATTACGGGCTGGTAAGAAAAGAGATATACAGAGAAAAAAGAAAGAGAAAAGAAAAGGGAAAAGGAAAAAAAGAGAACAGGTCACACTGGACCTGA
- a CDS encoding thioredoxin family protein codes for MNGSSIIELEDATWGQQVEDSNKPVVVMFYSPTCPYCKAMEPYFQEYAREYEGSAVFARMNIEMNPWTAERYGVQGTPTFKFFCHGRPVWEQVGQIYPSILKNAVRDMVQYGEECIRKSTPIGQDITGYV; via the coding sequence TTGAACGGAAGTAGTATTATTGAACTTGAGGATGCAACCTGGGGACAGCAGGTGGAGGATTCTAATAAGCCTGTTGTTGTAATGTTTTATAGCCCTACCTGCCCGTATTGTAAAGCTATGGAGCCCTATTTTCAGGAGTACGCCAGAGAATATGAGGGTTCGGCAGTTTTTGCAAGAATGAATATAGAAATGAACCCGTGGACTGCAGAAAGATATGGAGTCCAGGGAACTCCTACGTTCAAATTTTTCTGCCATGGAAGACCTGTATGGGAACAGGTAGGCCAGATCTATCCTTCCATACTTAAAAACGCGGTCAGGGACATGGTCCAGTATGGGGAGGAGTGCATAAGGAAAAGTACTCCAATAGGGCAGGATATCACGGGTTACGTTTAA
- a CDS encoding RNA ligase partner protein produces the protein MLKQRFVLDTTALTDLQTREVMGYTSLCEGMKAILDLIADARLQFGISCYVPYPSVYKEMYEFASRNGCDREVTAKIDTWLVKKSPDRYRVDVTSQIFHEYVSYMRERINRGMGVAEDAIWEAATECLFMENPQNKKKEYREEVEREVIGGIIGKFRNKYRAALRYGILDSAPDIDVLILAKELDAAVIASDYGIEKWAEQLGVRFVPANTFPMMIKEYLKHGPEGKKEMGYEDKKKQDQSEKADFN, from the coding sequence ATGCTCAAGCAGAGATTCGTGCTGGATACCACAGCACTAACGGACCTGCAGACCCGGGAGGTTATGGGCTATACATCCCTTTGTGAAGGGATGAAAGCAATACTCGATCTTATAGCCGATGCTCGCCTGCAGTTCGGGATCAGTTGTTATGTTCCCTATCCATCGGTGTACAAGGAGATGTATGAATTTGCAAGCCGCAACGGCTGTGACAGGGAGGTTACGGCAAAGATAGATACCTGGCTTGTAAAAAAATCTCCTGACCGTTATAGAGTTGATGTAACCTCACAGATCTTCCATGAATATGTATCTTACATGCGAGAGAGAATTAACCGGGGAATGGGGGTTGCAGAGGATGCAATATGGGAGGCAGCAACCGAATGCCTCTTTATGGAGAACCCGCAAAATAAGAAAAAAGAATACAGAGAAGAAGTTGAAAGAGAGGTTATTGGCGGGATAATCGGCAAATTCAGGAACAAGTACAGAGCAGCTCTCAGATATGGGATCCTTGACAGTGCACCTGATATTGATGTTCTGATCCTTGCCAAAGAACTTGATGCGGCTGTCATTGCAAGTGACTACGGAATTGAAAAATGGGCAGAACAGCTTGGAGTCCGTTTCGTGCCTGCGAATACCTTTCCTATGATGATCAAAGAGTATCTTAAGCACGGCCCAGAAGGAAAAAAAGAAATGGGATATGAGGATAAAAAGAAACAAGACCAGTCAGAGAAAGCAGATTTTAATTAA
- a CDS encoding methionine adenosyltransferase, protein MRNVVIEELKASEVYRQKVEVVERKGLGHPDYICDAIMEQISVNLSQKYLETFGTILHHNIDKGMLVAGEVEGKFGGGRVVSPMRLIIGDRATFEYEGVEIDVSKLAVDTAKDWLSEKLRFVDPENLIYQVELKRGSAELTDIFSRGGKVLGANDTSAAVGYAPLSPTERLILETERYLNSKGFKKEYPESGEDIKVMGLRHKENVHLTVAAPFVDRYVESEEDYFKKKIELHDRIEEFTAGFAEKERAEFEACMCVRPTASLNTLDMPGRGMEGIYTTVTGTSAEDADCGEVGRGNRVNGIIPLNRPVSSEAAAGKNPVSHIGKIYNLLSHRIAAEIYRQVPDVSEVYVWLLSEIGTPIDQPQIATAQLIMKKGFAGEVEKEAAEVIERELENIHSFSMELVAGRKPIC, encoded by the coding sequence TTGAGAAACGTTGTTATAGAAGAATTGAAAGCTTCGGAAGTTTACCGTCAGAAGGTAGAGGTTGTTGAAAGAAAGGGGCTCGGGCATCCGGACTATATCTGCGATGCGATTATGGAACAGATATCCGTAAACCTCAGCCAGAAGTACCTTGAGACTTTCGGAACTATCCTGCACCATAACATAGACAAAGGCATGCTTGTTGCAGGAGAGGTTGAAGGAAAATTCGGAGGGGGAAGAGTTGTAAGCCCTATGCGTCTGATCATTGGAGACAGGGCAACCTTCGAGTACGAGGGAGTTGAAATCGATGTTTCCAAGCTTGCAGTGGATACGGCAAAAGACTGGCTTTCGGAAAAGCTTCGTTTTGTAGACCCTGAAAATCTCATTTATCAGGTAGAACTTAAAAGGGGTTCTGCAGAACTTACGGACATTTTTAGCAGAGGAGGAAAAGTTCTCGGAGCAAACGATACATCCGCAGCAGTCGGATACGCGCCTCTTAGCCCTACGGAAAGGCTGATCCTCGAGACAGAACGTTACCTTAACTCAAAAGGGTTCAAGAAAGAATATCCGGAGTCAGGAGAAGACATAAAAGTAATGGGACTCAGGCATAAAGAGAATGTGCACCTTACGGTTGCTGCACCTTTTGTGGACAGATATGTTGAATCCGAAGAAGACTATTTTAAAAAGAAGATAGAACTGCACGACAGGATAGAGGAGTTTACTGCCGGGTTTGCAGAGAAAGAAAGAGCTGAGTTTGAAGCCTGCATGTGCGTGAGACCAACTGCTTCCCTTAACACCCTGGACATGCCTGGAAGGGGAATGGAAGGAATTTACACAACAGTTACCGGGACGTCTGCAGAAGATGCCGACTGCGGAGAGGTGGGGCGCGGAAATCGCGTAAATGGGATAATTCCTTTAAACCGCCCTGTCAGCAGTGAAGCTGCAGCAGGGAAAAACCCTGTAAGCCATATCGGAAAGATCTACAATCTCCTCTCCCACAGGATAGCGGCTGAGATTTACAGACAAGTCCCCGATGTTTCAGAGGTGTATGTATGGCTCCTGAGTGAAATCGGAACTCCGATTGATCAGCCTCAGATTGCAACTGCCCAGCTGATTATGAAAAAAGGTTTTGCAGGCGAGGTAGAAAAAGAGGCGGCAGAAGTTATAGAAAGAGAACTTGAAAATATTCACTCCTTCTCAATGGAACTTGTAGCAGGAAGGAAACCCATTTGCTGA
- a CDS encoding geranylgeranylglycerol-phosphate geranylgeranyltransferase: MSAGIRTYLELMRYGNCLMAGFAAVIGTLIAFNILISWSFSSGFAGSFPFLDAGLVFLVVFLVSGAGNTINDYFDIKIDSINRPERPIPSGRVKAKEAFYFSYLLFSLGTLLAFSINSVCGLIALFNSLLLILYAKTLKGTPLLGNLSIGYLTGSVFLFGASVFGFRGIEALSVLFLLAALAITAREIVKDIEDMEGDSKEGADTLPLRIGAKKAGYLAVLIGLLAVILSPLPYFMHILGSRYLYIVFLADLGFLAAIAQLLLRNNPTKSSKMFKIAMFFALIAFIAGV; this comes from the coding sequence ATGTCTGCCGGAATACGCACATATCTGGAACTTATGAGGTACGGGAACTGCTTGATGGCAGGTTTCGCAGCTGTAATCGGAACTCTGATAGCTTTTAATATCCTGATTTCCTGGTCTTTTAGTTCGGGTTTTGCGGGATCTTTCCCTTTCCTTGATGCAGGGCTTGTGTTTCTGGTAGTATTTCTTGTGTCAGGTGCAGGAAATACGATTAACGATTACTTTGACATAAAAATAGACTCTATCAACCGCCCTGAAAGGCCCATCCCATCCGGACGAGTAAAAGCAAAAGAGGCTTTTTATTTTTCTTACCTTCTGTTCTCCCTGGGTACCCTGCTGGCTTTCTCCATAAACTCTGTCTGCGGGTTAATCGCCCTTTTTAATTCTCTGCTGTTAATTCTCTATGCAAAAACCCTTAAAGGTACTCCCCTTTTAGGAAACCTGAGTATAGGTTACCTTACCGGTTCTGTCTTTTTATTTGGAGCTTCGGTTTTCGGGTTTAGAGGAATTGAAGCTCTCTCCGTACTTTTCCTGCTTGCGGCTCTTGCCATTACAGCCCGAGAAATCGTAAAGGACATTGAGGATATGGAAGGGGACAGTAAGGAAGGAGCAGACACTCTTCCACTCAGGATAGGGGCAAAAAAAGCAGGGTATCTTGCAGTGCTTATAGGGCTTCTTGCCGTAATTTTAAGCCCTCTCCCTTACTTTATGCACATTCTCGGGTCCCGCTACCTTTACATAGTTTTTCTGGCAGACCTCGGGTTTCTAGCAGCCATTGCTCAGCTCCTTTTACGGAATAACCCTACAAAATCCTCTAAAATGTTTAAAATAGCCATGTTCTTTGCTCTGATAGCTTTCATTGCCGGGGTATGA
- a CDS encoding PGF-pre-PGF domain-containing protein, whose amino-acid sequence MSTEPATNIEIKELATRNVISGYHIEYQFPENVTCITCVEYDAKRTFRRTTAIVEVLKGKSILVSQLPAGRIYKHVNIWIGENAAGLPTSLKNGLVGFKVEKEWIENNNVNESLITLQRYNKGWKSLDTEKVGEDDNYVYFESKTPGYSFFAITEYDAEGNETQLQKTLRSLGEQNGIVKEPMEVAKVLIAFSLPLFALLVGYAVLKKKI is encoded by the coding sequence ATTTCCACAGAACCGGCTACTAATATCGAAATCAAGGAGCTTGCTACCAGAAACGTGATAAGTGGTTATCATATAGAATATCAGTTTCCGGAAAATGTTACATGCATAACATGTGTTGAGTATGATGCAAAGAGAACCTTCAGAAGGACAACAGCAATTGTAGAAGTACTTAAGGGTAAATCCATTCTTGTCTCACAACTTCCTGCTGGCAGAATATACAAACATGTGAATATCTGGATAGGAGAAAATGCAGCAGGACTCCCCACTTCCCTAAAAAATGGATTAGTAGGATTCAAAGTCGAAAAAGAATGGATTGAAAATAATAATGTCAATGAGTCCCTGATAACCCTTCAACGATACAATAAAGGATGGAAGTCCCTTGATACGGAAAAAGTCGGAGAAGACGATAATTACGTTTATTTTGAATCAAAAACACCTGGCTATTCCTTCTTTGCAATAACGGAATATGATGCAGAAGGAAATGAAACCCAGTTGCAGAAAACCCTGAGAAGCCTGGGAGAACAAAATGGCATAGTCAAAGAGCCTATGGAGGTAGCTAAGGTGCTTATTGCATTTTCTCTGCCTTTATTTGCGCTTCTTGTAGGATATGCTGTGTTGAAGAAAAAGATCTGA